Sequence from the Botrytis cinerea B05.10 chromosome 12, complete sequence genome:
ACGGCACTGTATCATCTGTTCCTCCCCAAGCTACAGAGAACACTGTTACATCCCAAAAAGATGTTTACCAAGAAGCTCTCAATGCAACTGAGCCTCGCACGAACTGGACGcgagaagaaatcaagacaATTTATGATAAACCATTGATGGAGTTATGTTGGGGGGCAGGTAGCTTGCATAGGAAATTTCACATACCTGGAGCTATTCAGATGTGTACTTTGTTAAACATTAAAACGGGTGGTTGCTCAGAGGACTGTTCTTAGTGAGTTTTTTTTCAATGTTGTTTTATATGCGTTATCACTGTCATTTTCATTTACGCTATATTCATGTGAATGAACGAATCTCTTAATTTCGTCTCGTATTTGTCCGCTATTTATTAGACCATAATGCTGACTTCCAAACCCTAGCTGCGCCCAGTCATCACGCTATCAAACCGGTCTCAAAGCTTCCAAAATGATATCCGTTGAATCCGTCCTCGCCGCTGCCCGTATCGCTAAGGACAATGGCAGCACCCGTTTCTGTATGGGAGCCGCCTGGCGCGATATGCGTGGTCGTAAAACCAATCTCAAAAATGTTAAAACAATGGTTAGCGAAATCCGTGGCATGGGCATGGAAGTATGCGTTACTCTTGGAATGATTGATGCGGAGCAAGCTCAGGAACTCAAGGAAGCAGGTTTGACTGCTTATAATCATAACGTGGATACTTCTAGAGATTTTTATCCAAAGGTCATTACAACGAGGAGTTATGATGAAAGATTGAACACGATTAAGAACGTTAGGGATGCAGGCATTAATGTTTGTACTGGAGGAATTTTGGGGCTGGGTGAAAATAAGAGTGATCATATCGGACTCTTGGAGACGGTGGCTACGTTACCTTCGCATCCGGAATCTTTTCCTGTGAACATGTTGGTAGCCATCAAAGGAACTCCACTGGAAGGAAACAAAAAGGTGGAATTTGAGAACATGTTGAGAATGGTAGCCACAGCTCGAATCGTCATGCCAAAAACCATCGTACGATTGGCAGCCGGAAGAGGAGAATTGAGCGAAGAACAGCAAGTTCTATGCTTCATGGCCGGTGCCAACGCTGTATTCACCGGCGAGAAGATGTTAACAACTCCTGCCGTTGGATGGGGAGTTGACTCCGTCGTTTTCAACAGATGGGGCTTACGCCCCATGGAAAGTTTCGAAGTTGATGCTTTGAAAAACGACAAGCCAGCTGCGGTCTCGACTACAGAGATCCCGGTGGAGGAAAGTAAGGCAGAAATGCCTGGGACTGTTgcatgattgattgtttgatttggataCCCCATGGCGTTTGGTGCGCTCATCACATCGATTTTATCTAAGGAGATAGTATTCGAACAATGGAAGTGCTGTTACGCCACCATTGGGATCGGCGTATTGGACTGAGATCGACTATACCGCGAAAATGTTTTGCGCTATCGTGTGTTGTCGTCTCGTGGGATTCAGCGTTgatttgtttcttcattttggTTGTGTTTGAAGTGATGGGACGGTTATATAGataagaagaatatatatacatctgTGGTTAACAGAAGATCAGTTCCTTGAAACCGTGAATACGATCACAATTACGAGGTAGCATAGAATGACGGCCCGGTACCTCAAGAATTTCGCCAACTCGTCCTTCACTTGGAAAGAACCTACGAGTATACTGCATACcaaattaaaagtatatagaAGTAAAATTGCAAGCTTCTCAAAGGCTGGCTATGTGGATCGAACACACTTAAAGCGAAACTACCAACGAAAGGCACAAACTCTCCCGGTAGTCCTTTCCTGATCGTAGTCTTCAACATCACCAAATAACATCAGAGAAGTAGATGCTAACCTTCAAATCCCAAACCGAGTTTCCAGAATCAATCTGTGTAATCGAAACCCCTCGTcaaataagagaagagataaaCGACATATCTCTCAAGCCGGTTCTGATAATCCCATTACTTGCAAATCGTTAGCTCAAAATCTAACTTCATCGACCCGAGAACACTCCCGGTGAGATACCGGTGATTATGTGACATGAAtgctgaagaggaagagtaACCGAGGAGGTGCTTTATACACCTACTCAAGTAAGACCTCTACTAAGTGTCCAACTAAGAGTTATGttcttatatatatggaCAAACAACAAATGCAATCCAgtattcttctcttttctggAACTTCGTGATTTGTCTCCCAATCAGCCCTAAGAATAATTTGTCCACTTGTCTCGGAAAAAGGCCATGTATTGTATATGGATGGTAGGTATGAAATATACTTTGATTTCCGTACAGAATAAAAAGCTAGTTAATacttccaattcttccaccTGTATACTTATGTTTTCACATAGCAATGGGGATATGAGTATCCAGGGCCGTTTCCAATCATCTCTATTTGTGGTTTCTATACAATACGTAAGTAATACGGTCAGTGGTTTTGTACTGAAAATATGCAAGTTGCACCCAACACCGTGCCCTAACGCCTGGCTTCCCCTCCCATTTTGTCAAAACTAATTCTTGTACAACGGtctatttcaaaaagttACTCATCAAACAGGTAGCACCCGTTTCCCCTTCGCATCCTGCTGCTGTTTTCCTTCTAACCACGCCCCTAGAATACCGCCTGAGCATCCTATCACGATAGCGGATACACTGCCCATGTTTATCAGATTTGAATACATATACATTCCTAGCAAGGCTATTGCCATTTTACTCGAAGCTTCAACGATCGAATGGAAACTTGACGATGATTTTCGAACAATTGCATTTGAATAGAATAATACAGGGAAGACTCCAAAGCAGGTATAAATTATGGCCCAGATAGTCGATGTTCGTATGGAAGATGGGAAACAATCATTCATGTTCTCGTCGGAGAAATCCTCGATGATGAAGGAAAGCGCTGATGCGATGATAAATATAAGCATATGGTTATATAGGAAAACTAAAAAATGTCAGTCAGCCATCCCCGAGTTCTTACAAGGAGAGAAGTCATACTATCCCATTGAccaaatttgagatttggcACAATCTTTGCCTTCCATGCTTCATACGTGCTGTACAATAGAAGATGTATGACCATGAAAATATATCCAAGAAATAATATCATGACAGGGTCTTGAGGTTCTAATGTTTGTTCAAGTCGGCGGTCTCCATAGCTTGCTTCTGCATGTGCGTTTTCCACAATGACTGATATTATTATGCCGGAGAATATTAGGAGATAAGATTTAAATGCGAACGGAGGGATCGGTGTTCCGAACAGTATGCTGTCGACATAGGGGACTGTGAAAATGGTCGTAGTAGAAAGAAGGATGTACGTAGGTAATGATAGACATTGAAGCGCTTTGTAAGATATGTAATTTGAGACGAGGAGTAACACAGCAAGAGGAAGCCCTGTATAGAATTCGAGTTAGCATCTGCAATTTCCGATTCGTTCAGATCGCGCAACGCATACAAGTCTTCAATTTTTGGAACTCTAGCCCTGCTAATTCCGTAAGATATCCGCCCCTTTTCAATAACCATATCACTGCGAGAGCAGTTCCTGACTATTGAGACCCCAATGTCAGTTTGCGCACCATCCCAAGGCACAAAGCTTTTGTTAAATCAACATACCTGAAGCGCCAATAAGAAGAAGTTCAAATTCCAGTATTGACCTGAGACAGCATATTTCAGAATTAAAGCCAGCAGGGCACTAAAACTTCCGTATGCCACCACATCGATCCATTTTCCCGATTCTCCCCCCCTTCTCCTCGCAGGTAAATATCgatccttctccttttctttgccCTTCGAATAGCCATTCATCGTCATCGGTTTTCCGCGGGAtatgttcttcttcttcgatggATAGTTGGTGTCACACTCATAGTACAGGACTGCCCCATGAAATCCTGTCCTCAATCTATCCTCCTGCAATTGAGATGGTTTGGGTGGGTGGTTAGGTTTGTTGCGTCTGTAAGGAACAACGAGATAACAATTAAGGATCGAAGAAACGGTGCCAAGAGGGAAGCTCAGACTGGCGGGCCGAAATTTCGCGTAGGTTAAGCTTGTGGTGCGGTGGTGCGAGCGCTGTGGTTGAGGACCCTGAATATTAGTAATCCGGCATGTGTTGAATTCAATCGCGGTGCTCTAGATCCTTACGGAATGGAGCACACGTTGGTTAAAACTGGAAGGCAAGTTCGAAGTTGGAAGTTAGAAGTTGGAAGTCATGTAACTCGGAATTCATGTATCAAGAGTTGCTATCTGATGTCGACAGTCTGAAGAGAGAGCAACAGTCACATGTTTGTTGATTAGGTAAGCCACagaaatctatcaatcagCGTTTACTCAGAGTCACTAGTATCACGATGCACTCGCTTTACAATATAGTCAATGGATTCTTTGGGCATTCTCCTTCATTTCTTAGCTGTTATACAGTTACTTTGGCTTGGCTACCTATTCATCTGATTGATCTTGACTGGCCTCGCATATCATACAGAACTCGCTGTTGGACGCCGCATTCTCCCTTCAATGATGTTTACAGCCATTTCGTTTCTTGACGGTTGGTCCAAGGCCAACCACTCATCTAACCTCCTGCATTCGAAGCATAACTCATCCCCCTGTTGAGGAACTCTGATTATGATCTCGGGAATCATGGTTCTACGATCTTTACGATTTTGTCTTACGAAATATCGCCTGAGTCCTTCTTTACAGAGCACTCGTTCCGTGATGTCCTGCAATCGATGCTTTCGAGAACATTGTAGGTCTTGGACTATGAATGTCTGCACATCACAGAATGGAAAAGGCAATCTATTGCCGTGATGAAGTTCcaagtatctatctatatcgaCCAAGGGTGGTCTAATTTCGCAAATCCTGGCAGAGCATTGGATAGAATTTACAATTTCTTTGTCCGTGGACAACGATGCCATAAATAAGTCGAAAAAGTCCTTAAACAATACCGAGTCCTGTTGGGTGTTGAAGAATATCACATGATCATAAGGGCGCGTCAACCTCTTGTAGACTTTCTTGGCTTC
This genomic interval carries:
- the Bcbio2 gene encoding Bcbio2, with amino-acid sequence MATLRTTLLRPLRSNTHKLPSISLPLRFQVLNSKSYGTVSSVPPQATENTVTSQKDVYQEALNATEPRTNWTREEIKTIYDKPLMELCWGAGSLHRKFHIPGAIQMCTLLNIKTGGCSEDCSYCAQSSRYQTGLKASKMISVESVLAAARIAKDNGSTRFCMGAAWRDMRGRKTNLKNVKTMVSEIRGMGMEVCVTLGMIDAEQAQELKEAGLTAYNHNVDTSRDFYPKVITTRSYDERLNTIKNVRDAGINVCTGGILGLGENKSDHIGLLETVATLPSHPESFPVNMLVAIKGTPLEGNKKVEFENMLRMVATARIVMPKTIVRLAAGRGELSEEQQVLCFMAGANAVFTGEKMLTTPAVGWGVDSVVFNRWGLRPMESFEVDALKNDKPAAVSTTEIPVEESKAEMPGTVA